The Verrucomicrobiota bacterium JB022 genome has a window encoding:
- a CDS encoding hemolysin family protein, with protein MTTLLLLKAVGAAAVMGLHAAVVACEAALVKVRFSHFNPDLLDYLRERKAVAWLLDHPTRTLRVLRLTAGLCWVGYWLLLWGPLGMILDAVPGPAAAANLALAAAVVALLGLQLVSVEHMPRSLGLQAAPSVLRGTALLVRVLAALFKPFLGTLAPLGRSLNMAGGGKEVTELEALDYEEQIEMLGKDAPDMSVVAQTILRNALQMRDLEVSDVLLPRNQIKFFDLYLSLQENLQMARESGHTRFPLCEGDLDRCIGLIHIKDLFRYEGELSRVDLRKIKRDIIRIHGETPLEEALTQLLSHNVHMALVIDEFRGTEGVLTLERVLEQLVGDIRDEFDNEEETLIRDTVEGETVVSGLTPLHELAERLGVEVDNDEVSTLGGLITNELGRIPEEGEELVVEGLAVRVTAVDEKRVIEAEVRPLPEDMRVAEDEKSSPSEEEEDEKKQS; from the coding sequence GTGACCACCCTGCTCTTGCTCAAAGCTGTAGGCGCAGCGGCCGTGATGGGCCTGCATGCCGCCGTTGTCGCCTGCGAAGCGGCCCTCGTGAAGGTCCGCTTCAGCCACTTCAATCCCGACTTGCTCGACTACCTGCGCGAACGCAAGGCGGTCGCGTGGCTGCTCGACCACCCCACCCGCACCTTGCGGGTGCTGCGCCTGACCGCCGGCCTGTGCTGGGTCGGCTACTGGCTGCTGCTCTGGGGGCCGCTCGGGATGATCCTTGATGCCGTGCCTGGACCGGCGGCCGCCGCCAACCTGGCGCTCGCCGCAGCCGTCGTTGCGCTGCTCGGCCTGCAGCTCGTTTCCGTCGAGCACATGCCGCGCTCGCTCGGCTTGCAGGCCGCGCCATCCGTCCTGCGCGGCACCGCCTTGCTGGTGCGCGTGCTGGCCGCCCTCTTCAAGCCGTTTCTCGGCACGCTCGCCCCCTTGGGCCGCAGCCTTAACATGGCAGGCGGCGGCAAGGAAGTGACGGAGCTAGAAGCCCTCGACTATGAGGAGCAGATCGAAATGCTGGGCAAGGACGCGCCCGATATGTCGGTCGTGGCCCAGACGATCCTGCGCAACGCCTTGCAGATGCGCGACCTGGAGGTGAGCGACGTCTTGCTGCCCCGCAACCAGATCAAGTTTTTCGACCTCTACCTGAGCCTGCAGGAAAACCTGCAGATGGCGCGCGAAAGCGGCCATACCCGCTTCCCGCTCTGCGAGGGCGATCTCGACCGCTGCATCGGCCTGATCCACATCAAAGACCTCTTTCGTTACGAGGGAGAGCTGAGCCGCGTGGACCTGCGCAAGATCAAGCGCGACATCATCCGCATCCACGGCGAAACGCCCTTGGAAGAGGCCTTGACCCAACTTCTGAGCCACAACGTGCACATGGCCTTGGTGATCGACGAGTTTCGCGGCACCGAGGGCGTCCTGACGCTCGAACGTGTGCTCGAGCAGCTGGTGGGCGACATCCGCGACGAGTTCGACAACGAGGAGGAAACGCTCATCCGCGATACCGTGGAGGGCGAAACGGTGGTCTCCGGCCTCACCCCGCTGCACGAGCTGGCCGAACGCCTGGGCGTGGAAGTGGACAACGACGAAGTTTCGACCTTGGGCGGCTTGATCACCAACGAGCTGGGTCGGATCCCCGAAGAAGGGGAAGAGCTGGTCGTCGAAGGCCTCGCGGTCCGCGTTACGGCGGTCGACGAAAAGCGCGTGATCGAGGCGGAAGTGCGCCCGCTGCCCGAAGACATGCGCGTCGCCGAAGACGAAAAATCCTCTCCCTCCGAAGAGGAAGAGGACGAGAAAAAGCAGTCCTAG
- a CDS encoding outer membrane beta-barrel protein, giving the protein MKSLNQKSLICLSLVGSLASLNAAPLASLGDDVALFVTGSARATYQDNLFRLNDDSDAHDADANEDYALVFTPGLELQLADSSTLKSQLNASVAITRYSKSENDGLDSELPSISLNTNYSSGITNIVTKASWREQASNSSEFVDINPGVEELQGRLIEIETTDLSALGTYNFSDRTSVRSGATYQRRIYPGLSLVGNRSVSVPLTFLYEVRPLTQLTATYRYRNTETQNNTFSNSYDDHNFSVGVEGEVLIPTLTGSASIGYQVREADQGRDTDNFSFDAGLSYILTPKATISLNASRDFRNSAVSSTVNGQRIASTIIGTRVGLSGVYTLNSMHRMVGGLTYANSDYEDYDRSQDSVYANIGYRYTPNDYWTFGATYNYEITDGSGINYRDYDSNRLSVSAALRY; this is encoded by the coding sequence ATGAAGTCGCTCAACCAAAAATCGTTAATCTGCCTTTCTCTCGTGGGATCGTTGGCCAGCCTGAACGCGGCACCTCTCGCGTCGCTGGGCGATGATGTCGCTCTCTTCGTGACCGGCAGCGCCCGCGCCACTTATCAGGACAACCTGTTCCGCCTCAACGACGACAGCGACGCTCACGATGCAGACGCTAACGAGGATTACGCTCTGGTCTTTACGCCCGGCCTCGAGCTGCAACTCGCCGACAGCAGCACCCTGAAGAGCCAACTCAACGCTTCTGTCGCGATCACCCGCTACAGCAAGTCCGAGAATGATGGTCTGGACAGCGAGCTGCCGAGCATCAGCCTGAACACCAACTACAGCTCGGGCATTACCAATATCGTCACGAAGGCCAGCTGGCGCGAGCAAGCCTCCAACAGCTCGGAATTCGTCGACATCAATCCGGGCGTGGAAGAGCTGCAGGGCCGTTTGATCGAAATCGAGACGACCGACCTCAGCGCTCTGGGCACCTATAACTTCAGCGACCGCACGTCCGTTCGCAGCGGTGCCACCTATCAGCGTCGCATCTACCCGGGTCTGTCCCTCGTTGGCAACCGCTCCGTCAGCGTACCGCTGACGTTCCTCTACGAGGTGCGTCCCCTGACCCAACTGACCGCGACCTATCGCTATCGCAACACCGAGACGCAAAACAACACCTTCAGCAATAGCTACGACGACCACAACTTTTCCGTGGGTGTCGAAGGTGAAGTCTTGATCCCGACCCTGACCGGTAGCGCGTCCATCGGCTACCAAGTGCGCGAAGCAGACCAAGGCCGCGATACGGACAACTTCTCCTTCGATGCTGGCCTGTCCTACATTCTGACGCCCAAGGCAACGATCTCGCTGAATGCCTCCCGCGACTTCCGTAATTCCGCCGTCAGCAGCACGGTGAACGGCCAGCGTATTGCTTCCACCATCATCGGCACTCGGGTCGGCCTGAGCGGGGTATACACCCTCAACTCTATGCACCGCATGGTGGGCGGCCTGACCTACGCCAACAGCGACTACGAAGATTACGATCGCTCACAAGACAGCGTCTACGCCAACATTGGTTACCGCTACACGCCGAACGACTACTGGACCTTCGGCGCCACCTACAATTACGAAATCACCGATGGTAGCGGCATCAACTACCGCGATTACGACAGCAACCGCCTGTCGGTATCTGCGGCTCTGCGCTACTAA